Below is a genomic region from Candidatus Methanomethylophilaceae archaeon.
CGACCCGGGATTTCTACAACTCCACATACCGTTATGCGGTTTCAATCCACGCACCCACGAAGGGTGCGACGGAAGGGATGTTCGGTGATGCTAAGCGCATTTATGTTTCAATCCACGCACCCACGAAGGGTGCGACTCGGACGGCGCCGCGAAGTCCATATCCGACATCATGTTTCAATCCACGCACCCACGAAGGGTGCGACTCCGAGGAGCTGTCCGAGGCCGTCAGCATAAGCGGGTTTCAATCCACGCACCCACGAAGGGTGCGACCACGAGTACGAGAGGGTGCCGCTGGCCCGCTCCAAGTTTCAATCCACGCACCCACGAAGGGTGCGACCTACAGCTGGGAGCAGTTCCTGACTTCGATAACCGTTTCAATCCACGCACCCACGAAGGGTGCGACATAATCGCTTAAATATCAGATAGATTAATAATACCATCTGTTACGAAATTCATATTATTTCTACGAATTTAGAAAATACTGTTTGTTTCAAGGCCATTTCTGGATACTATCCTCACTGAAGAATTATGTTCACTTCCATTTAGTCATAGTATCAGCGGCTCATCCAGGTCCAATGATTTCTCGACGCCTGCAGCCCATATTCTGGACCTATAATTGTTTCCAAGATGGTAGATTCTGATCGAATCCGACTCCAGATCCAAAGCATCAAGAAGCTCTTTTTTCAGAAGTACCTCCTGCGATGGGGAAACGATGCACTCGAAAACGGACATCTGGACCCTCTGCCCGTAATTCAGGCATGTGCGGGAGACGCGTCTCAGACGTGACCGTCCCTCTGGAGATGAAGTATCGACGTCATACGTCACAAGGATCATCATTTTTCATTCGACCTTGTTATGAACGGAGGATACCCGTTTATTTCTCCTCTGATGCATTTTGCCAGCAGACTGGATTGGATGAACGGTATCAGACCGATTTTTATCTTCTCTTCTATGTAGGGGTGGTATATCTCATCGTTTTTGCGACTCTGCCAAGCAGCGATAACGCATCTGCGTGTGTCTTCCTTCATGATCACTGATCCGCCTTCTTTCTCGATAAAACCGTCTGGATCTACGGACCTCAGATTAATCAGCGTGAGCACCACACGATCCGCAATAGGTCTCATCTCCTCCATCAGATCCAATGCCATAGATGGCCTGCCCGGGCGATCAACATGAAGGAATCCGACAAATGGGTCTAGGCCCACGGAATCCAATGCGCTCCTCACATCGTTGGCCAGCATGGAATACACGAATGATAGCATGGCGTTTACACGATCGCGTGGAGGCCTCCTGTTGCGTTCTCTGAAAAAGAAGTCTTCCTTGCTCTTTAGTATCAGGGCGTCAAACACTCCGAAATAGATTCTCGCGGCCTCCGACTCCAATGCGCGTAGCGAGGTGCTGTCGCTGGCTGAATCGATTAAATCTATCAAAGAGGTAATTTTTTCGATAGCGCTATTGATGCTGATGATATACGCCGAGTCTGCATGGTTGTTCTTGAACTTTCTCAGCACAGCGCGGGAGTTCACAACTTTTCCGATTATCATGTTTTTGGCTATCTGGATCGACCTGATGTCGTCATCTGCTATCCGGTATTGCTCCCTCCTAAGCAGAACGTTTCCGCTGGCTTCGCCCTGGACAGAAGCCATAAATTTCCCGTTCGGAGTCACAAAGCAAAGCGAGACGCCGTTCTCGACGCACAAGCCCATGAGAGAAGGGCTGGTTCCCCGGTAGCCGAAGCACACGATCTGTTCGATGTTGTGGATGGGGAGTCTCCCTATCTCGTTCTTGTCCGTGCTGACAACTATGTTGGAGCCGTCTTTGGACAAGTATGCGTTGGGGTTTGTCACATAAAGGGTATTCAGCAGTTTCCTCAATCAATCACCATTTGTTAGCTTCAATATATGCATCGACATCCTTGGTTAACGAGGGCATGCACAGGTCCATAAGCGAGCATTTCTTGCAGTCCTTGTTGTATTCCGGATTAATTAGCTGCTTTTCATCGTAAGCCTCATGCATCTCTCTTGCGATGTCGCGAGTATAGGCACGAAGTTCGTCGGAAAGCATGACCTCTGTGCGCCTCTTTTCTAGCCCGTAGTATAGAAATGCAGAATTTATGGTCGTGCCGAATGTCTCCTCCAAACAGATTGCTTCGGCGCATAGCTGGGCTTCGTCCCATTTTCCTGCCTTTTTGCGCCCTACCTTATACTCTACCGGCGTTATTGAGCACTTGAATCCTATTTGCGGAACGATCACGCCCGAGGGGTCCTTTCTGAATTCCACGACATCGCATCTTCCAGATACGCCAAGGCTCGATGATGATACTGGTATCGAGCGCGAAACTACAACGTCCCCTCTTCTTTCCTTTTTAAACAGATCGTCAGCTGTCCTGTGAAACAGGTCACCCGAAACGGTTCTTTCAT
It encodes:
- the cas1c gene encoding type I-C CRISPR-associated endonuclease Cas1, whose translation is MRKLLNTLYVTNPNAYLSKDGSNIVVSTDKNEIGRLPIHNIEQIVCFGYRGTSPSLMGLCVENGVSLCFVTPNGKFMASVQGEASGNVLLRREQYRIADDDIRSIQIAKNMIIGKVVNSRAVLRKFKNNHADSAYIISINSAIEKITSLIDLIDSASDSTSLRALESEAARIYFGVFDALILKSKEDFFFRERNRRPPRDRVNAMLSFVYSMLANDVRSALDSVGLDPFVGFLHVDRPGRPSMALDLMEEMRPIADRVVLTLINLRSVDPDGFIEKEGGSVIMKEDTRRCVIAAWQSRKNDEIYHPYIEEKIKIGLIPFIQSSLLAKCIRGEINGYPPFITRSNEK
- the cas2 gene encoding CRISPR-associated endonuclease Cas2, which translates into the protein MMILVTYDVDTSSPEGRSRLRRVSRTCLNYGQRVQMSVFECIVSPSQEVLLKKELLDALDLESDSIRIYHLGNNYRSRIWAAGVEKSLDLDEPLIL
- the cas4 gene encoding CRISPR-associated protein Cas4, whose translation is MSYTEDDYLQLSGIQHFSYCRRQWYLIHVLQAWADDERTVSGDLFHRTADDLFKKERRGDVVVSRSIPVSSSSLGVSGRCDVVEFRKDPSGVIVPQIGFKCSITPVEYKVGRKKAGKWDEAQLCAEAICLEETFGTTINSAFLYYGLEKRRTEVMLSDELRAYTRDIAREMHEAYDEKQLINPEYNKDCKKCSLMDLCMPSLTKDVDAYIEANKW